In the Palaeococcus pacificus DY20341 genome, one interval contains:
- a CDS encoding YkgJ family cysteine cluster protein, protein MRFKPKPLKKDVHFECKFCLDCCRGRFIYLTLYDIKRIAKNGHDVEDFIMLSMDSGKIRFVLSYREWDLGCIFQDLETGKCKIHDYNPLVCQLYPFMVSHKPLGIEGEEAFEYRGEKLWLYYDESCPGVGEGEEIINMKEIAALGVKFKEELDKTDLEGFNSLL, encoded by the coding sequence ATGCGATTCAAACCCAAACCCCTAAAAAAAGATGTTCACTTTGAGTGCAAATTTTGTTTAGACTGCTGCCGAGGGCGCTTTATCTATCTCACTCTATACGATATAAAGCGCATAGCCAAAAACGGGCACGATGTAGAAGATTTTATTATGCTCAGCATGGACAGTGGAAAAATACGGTTCGTGCTCTCCTATAGAGAATGGGACCTAGGATGCATTTTCCAAGATTTGGAGACCGGGAAATGTAAAATCCACGATTACAATCCCCTAGTATGCCAGCTTTACCCGTTCATGGTCTCTCATAAACCCTTAGGCATTGAAGGTGAAGAGGCATTTGAGTATAGAGGGGAAAAGCTCTGGCTCTACTACGATGAGAGCTGTCCTGGCGTTGGAGAAGGCGAAGAAATTATTAACATGAAAGAGATAGCCGCTTTAGGAGTTAAGTTCAAGGAAGAGCTCGATAAAACAGATTTAGAAGGGTTTAATAGTTTACTATAG
- a CDS encoding 4-phosphopantoate--beta-alanine ligase has product MAEFKVPKSHPRYWSLYYRHKIEEALEKGILAKAGTIAHGRGEAFDYLIGEKTIEPAERAMRTAVAKLLLAEHPVVSVNGNVAALVPKETIELAKSLGAKLEINLFYRTEERVKAIEKALREFDPDVEILGINPTKRIPNLESERGKVDEEGIWKADVIVVPLEDGDRTEALVAMGKFVITVDLNPLSRSARMADITIVDNIVRAYPKMIEIAEELKGKPKEELEAIVKGYDNAKTLSDVLIHMRNRLDALSKEGIWRRREI; this is encoded by the coding sequence ATGGCAGAGTTTAAAGTTCCAAAGTCCCATCCTCGCTATTGGAGCTTATACTACAGACATAAAATAGAGGAAGCTTTGGAGAAGGGTATTTTGGCAAAAGCAGGGACTATTGCCCACGGCCGTGGGGAGGCCTTTGACTACCTCATAGGTGAAAAAACCATAGAGCCTGCTGAAAGAGCGATGAGGACGGCTGTTGCAAAGCTCCTCTTAGCTGAACATCCCGTGGTTTCCGTCAACGGTAATGTGGCCGCTTTAGTCCCTAAAGAAACCATAGAGTTGGCCAAATCTCTTGGGGCTAAGCTTGAGATAAACCTCTTCTACCGCACGGAGGAGAGGGTTAAAGCTATTGAAAAGGCGCTGAGGGAGTTTGATCCTGATGTTGAAATTTTGGGAATAAACCCCACAAAGAGAATCCCAAACCTCGAGAGCGAGAGAGGCAAAGTTGATGAGGAGGGCATTTGGAAGGCCGACGTCATTGTCGTTCCTTTAGAGGACGGCGACAGGACGGAGGCATTAGTTGCAATGGGCAAGTTTGTGATAACTGTTGACCTCAATCCGCTTTCTAGGAGTGCTAGGATGGCCGACATCACTATAGTGGACAACATAGTCAGGGCATATCCAAAAATGATAGAGATAGCGGAGGAGCTCAAAGGAAAGCCGAAAGAAGAGCTTGAGGCAATAGTGAAAGGTTATGACAATGCCAAAACTTTGAGTGATGTTTTAATTCACATGAGAAACAGGCTGGATGCATTATCTAAAGAAGGAATTTGGAGAAGAAGGGAAATTTAA
- a CDS encoding tRNA uridine(34) 5-carboxymethylaminomethyl modification radical SAM/GNAT enzyme Elp3 — protein sequence MEDYWKACEEIAKAVITGEIEDRKKLNTLKIKVARKYHLSKIPANSDILRVMSKEDRERFKDFLKKKPTRTISGVAVVAMMTKPFPCPHGRCIYCPGGPSEGSPQSYTGKEPSALRAVQNVYHPYLIMMNRLKQLYDIGHDIDKVEVIIQGGTFPAVDLDYQEWFIKEAFKAMNDFPHFRDIEGLEEKLRRWIIHKDERVFENKAFKEAWEKTHRKPYYYLEEEQRKNERAAVRMVGLTIETRPDWAFEKHIDRMLKLGTTRVELGVQTVFNFIYERTKRGHTVEDTVKATQLLKDAGLKINYHMMPGLPGSNFERDLESFRIIFEDSRFRPDMLKVYPTLVTSDTTLYKWWKQGEYAPYHTEEAIELLVEVYKFLPKWVRVMRIQRDIPVGLVVDGVKHSNLGQLVFNELVKRGIRPKEIRFREVGHIMQKFGVEPEIEHIKLLREDYEASEGHEIFLSFEDVKNDILIGFIRVRIPSEKAHRKEINRVPSAIVRELHVYGPLVPIGGKPKYEWQHRGYGKELLAEAERIAREEFDVKKMLIISGVGVRNYYRKFGYRKDGPYVSKRLDKKGYANFGKSGSFDAHLNT from the coding sequence ATGGAAGATTATTGGAAAGCCTGTGAGGAGATTGCAAAGGCCGTAATCACTGGTGAGATTGAGGATAGGAAAAAACTGAACACGCTTAAAATTAAGGTAGCGAGAAAGTATCATCTAAGCAAAATTCCCGCTAATTCGGACATCCTTAGAGTAATGAGTAAGGAGGATAGAGAGCGCTTTAAAGACTTCCTCAAGAAGAAGCCCACCCGTACTATAAGCGGTGTAGCCGTTGTTGCAATGATGACGAAGCCCTTCCCATGCCCCCACGGACGTTGCATCTACTGCCCTGGCGGACCGAGCGAAGGCTCTCCCCAAAGCTACACTGGAAAAGAGCCCTCTGCCCTTAGAGCTGTCCAAAATGTTTATCACCCTTATTTAATCATGATGAACCGCCTAAAGCAGCTCTACGATATAGGGCACGACATAGACAAAGTTGAGGTAATCATTCAAGGAGGAACTTTCCCGGCTGTGGACTTGGACTATCAGGAGTGGTTCATAAAAGAGGCCTTCAAAGCCATGAACGACTTTCCGCACTTCAGGGATATAGAGGGCCTCGAAGAAAAACTCCGACGCTGGATTATCCATAAAGACGAGAGAGTTTTTGAGAACAAGGCATTCAAAGAGGCGTGGGAAAAAACCCACAGAAAGCCCTACTATTATCTAGAGGAAGAGCAGCGCAAAAACGAGAGGGCAGCGGTTAGGATGGTCGGCCTAACGATAGAGACGAGGCCGGACTGGGCATTTGAGAAGCACATAGACAGGATGCTTAAGCTCGGGACAACGAGGGTCGAGCTCGGTGTCCAAACGGTTTTCAACTTTATATACGAGCGCACCAAAAGGGGCCACACCGTGGAAGACACCGTTAAGGCTACACAGCTCTTAAAGGACGCTGGCTTAAAGATAAACTACCACATGATGCCCGGTCTTCCGGGGAGCAACTTTGAGAGAGATTTAGAGTCATTTAGAATTATATTTGAGGATTCGAGGTTTAGGCCGGATATGCTCAAAGTTTACCCTACGCTGGTAACGAGTGACACAACGCTCTATAAATGGTGGAAGCAAGGAGAATATGCCCCATATCACACGGAGGAGGCTATAGAACTGCTTGTCGAGGTCTACAAGTTCCTTCCCAAATGGGTTCGCGTTATGAGGATTCAAAGGGACATCCCCGTTGGCTTAGTCGTTGATGGTGTTAAGCACTCCAACCTCGGCCAGCTCGTGTTTAATGAACTCGTGAAGCGCGGTATTAGGCCAAAGGAGATACGCTTTAGAGAAGTTGGCCATATAATGCAGAAGTTTGGAGTGGAGCCAGAGATTGAGCACATCAAACTCTTAAGAGAGGACTATGAGGCGAGTGAGGGTCATGAGATATTCTTAAGCTTCGAGGACGTTAAGAACGACATTTTGATAGGTTTCATTAGGGTTAGAATACCGAGTGAGAAAGCCCATAGGAAGGAAATTAACCGCGTTCCCTCCGCCATTGTTAGGGAGCTCCACGTTTATGGTCCCTTAGTGCCTATAGGGGGGAAGCCCAAGTATGAGTGGCAGCACCGCGGCTACGGAAAGGAGCTTTTAGCTGAGGCAGAGAGGATAGCGAGAGAGGAATTTGATGTCAAGAAGATGCTCATTATAAGCGGTGTCGGTGTTAGGAACTATTACAGGAAGTTCGGATATAGAAAAGACGGACCCTACGTGAGTAAAAGACTTGATAAGAAGGGTTACGCCAATTTTGGAAAGAGCGGGAGCTTTGATGCACACTTGAACACTTGA
- a CDS encoding Nif3-like dinuclear metal center hexameric protein — protein MTDLYEIVSFLDEYLRINEFPDKSRNGLQVEGKSEVERIAFAVDASMETFERANKWGADLLIVHHGLIWGGIEYVRGLIQRRLKFLLQNELNLYAAHLPLDAHPEVGNNAQLLKLLGLEPKEPFGSYGGISVGYVAEFEEPKHMSFIAQTLAEKLDTNVKAFEFGREEVKSVAVVSGGGGFATVEAIEKGIDLFITGEFLHQNFHMAKEGGLNVIAAGHYATETLGVKSLMPLLKEKFGVEVLFIDAPTGL, from the coding sequence ATGACAGACCTTTATGAAATCGTAAGCTTTCTCGATGAGTACCTGAGGATTAACGAATTCCCAGATAAATCGAGGAACGGTCTCCAAGTTGAGGGAAAGAGCGAAGTGGAAAGGATAGCTTTTGCTGTAGATGCTTCAATGGAGACTTTTGAACGTGCTAACAAGTGGGGTGCGGACTTGCTCATAGTTCACCACGGCCTCATATGGGGCGGCATAGAGTACGTGAGAGGGCTTATCCAGAGGAGGTTAAAGTTCCTCCTTCAAAACGAACTTAATCTCTACGCGGCTCATCTTCCCTTGGACGCTCATCCTGAGGTAGGGAATAACGCTCAGCTTTTAAAGCTCCTCGGGCTTGAGCCAAAAGAGCCTTTTGGCAGCTATGGTGGCATTTCCGTAGGCTATGTGGCAGAATTTGAAGAGCCAAAGCACATGTCATTTATAGCCCAAACCCTTGCCGAAAAGCTGGACACAAATGTTAAGGCTTTTGAGTTCGGCAGAGAGGAAGTTAAAAGCGTAGCAGTTGTTAGCGGTGGGGGAGGGTTTGCTACTGTTGAAGCCATAGAAAAAGGCATTGATCTCTTCATAACGGGTGAGTTTCTGCACCAGAACTTCCACATGGCAAAAGAGGGGGGCTTAAACGTAATTGCTGCTGGACATTATGCCACTGAAACTTTGGGTGTCAAATCTTTGATGCCTCTCTTAAAAGAAAAGTTTGGAGTTGAAGTGCTCTTCATAGATGCCCCAACGGGTCTCTGA
- a CDS encoding helix-turn-helix domain-containing protein produces MLEKEKEALAKRIAGEITLSADPGKTMRKWREIFGVSQTELADYLGVSSSVISDYEGGRRKSPGASTIRKFVEALIHIDEKRGGNVIRAFSKTIGSDLPTDAILDMREFALPVTIKELVDAIKGEIVANLDLMDRKLYGYTVVDSIHAILEMSSEDFLKLYGWTTERALIFTKVTTGRSPMIAIRVQGMKPAVVVLHGVKKLDELAVKISERERVPLIVSHIENEDALISSLRRLVEKKEKEV; encoded by the coding sequence ATGTTGGAAAAGGAGAAGGAAGCCCTAGCAAAAAGGATTGCCGGAGAAATAACCCTCTCAGCAGACCCCGGGAAAACCATGAGAAAATGGAGAGAGATTTTTGGGGTTAGCCAAACTGAACTGGCCGATTATTTGGGTGTTTCTTCTTCAGTTATCAGCGATTATGAAGGTGGGAGAAGAAAGAGCCCAGGTGCTTCTACGATTAGGAAGTTTGTTGAAGCATTGATACACATAGACGAAAAGAGGGGAGGAAATGTAATTAGGGCATTTAGCAAGACTATAGGAAGCGATCTGCCCACAGATGCTATTTTGGATATGAGAGAATTTGCCCTTCCAGTCACTATTAAAGAGCTCGTAGATGCCATAAAAGGGGAAATCGTAGCTAATCTTGACCTCATGGATAGAAAGCTCTACGGCTACACAGTTGTGGACAGCATCCACGCCATTTTAGAGATGAGCAGCGAAGACTTCCTAAAGCTCTACGGCTGGACAACGGAGAGAGCTTTAATCTTCACAAAAGTCACCACCGGGAGGAGTCCAATGATAGCGATTAGAGTTCAAGGCATGAAGCCTGCCGTTGTAGTGCTCCACGGGGTTAAAAAGCTCGACGAGCTTGCCGTAAAGATATCCGAAAGGGAAAGAGTTCCCCTAATAGTTTCTCATATTGAAAACGAAGACGCACTCATAAGCTCCCTAAGGCGGCTTGTAGAAAAGAAGGAAAAAGAGGTTTAA
- a CDS encoding MFS transporter, which yields MRKLQPEKGYLTIKGLGSWVTHLMGPYLTLWLKNIGLSYTQIGLAQSVSSFTSFITDFPTGGLADRYGRRLNYAFGLFLFSIGLLIIALFKSFTLVLLGMTLGGLGQAFMSGTLVPWLYDSLDDKRKAYNVFSKMKTINGILGAVAGATASLLSRYYLNLPLILSGAFGLLTAVLAVLLLEENYGHHGDKGYWAILKGGAKHILENRTLHLLLASSLLLTFSARTFFMFWMLLAKNIGLKGEYLGYVYTLLILSTSLGGAISVKLSKMIDYKKVAVAGTVAFGIVLALMGFTHSIYQLLVLLVAIEVVMSVRGPAMLTLRNEIIPSEGRSTITSALSTITSLFAMIANIAVGAIADAMSLKTLYIIAGCLALAASLFIAMATKRA from the coding sequence ATGAGGAAGCTCCAGCCAGAGAAGGGTTACCTCACCATAAAAGGCTTAGGCTCCTGGGTAACACACCTAATGGGCCCATACTTGACACTCTGGCTCAAGAACATAGGGCTTTCTTATACTCAAATAGGCCTTGCTCAATCAGTCTCATCATTTACCTCGTTCATAACGGACTTTCCCACCGGAGGTCTGGCGGATCGCTATGGAAGAAGGCTCAACTATGCCTTTGGACTGTTCCTATTTAGCATAGGGTTGCTCATCATAGCGCTTTTCAAAAGCTTCACTCTCGTTTTGCTTGGCATGACGCTTGGCGGTCTTGGGCAGGCGTTTATGAGCGGTACTTTAGTGCCTTGGCTCTATGATTCCTTAGATGACAAAAGGAAAGCCTACAATGTCTTCAGCAAGATGAAAACTATAAACGGCATTTTAGGTGCTGTAGCTGGAGCGACAGCAAGTTTGCTTTCTAGATATTATTTAAACCTTCCATTAATCCTATCTGGTGCTTTTGGACTGCTAACAGCAGTCTTGGCTGTTCTCCTTCTCGAAGAGAACTATGGTCATCATGGAGATAAGGGCTATTGGGCAATATTAAAAGGCGGTGCAAAGCACATTTTGGAGAATAGAACCCTTCACCTCCTCTTAGCTTCAAGTCTGCTCCTGACTTTTTCGGCTCGCACATTCTTTATGTTCTGGATGCTGTTGGCTAAAAACATTGGCTTAAAAGGAGAATACCTCGGTTATGTCTACACCCTATTGATACTTTCCACTTCGTTAGGCGGGGCAATATCAGTGAAGCTTTCAAAGATGATAGACTACAAAAAAGTGGCCGTCGCTGGCACTGTTGCTTTTGGGATAGTTTTGGCGCTAATGGGTTTTACCCATAGTATTTACCAGCTCTTAGTCCTCCTAGTTGCGATAGAAGTTGTAATGAGCGTTAGAGGACCCGCAATGCTCACATTAAGAAACGAGATAATACCCTCAGAAGGGCGCTCCACGATAACGTCAGCACTAAGCACCATAACGAGCCTCTTTGCAATGATCGCTAACATTGCCGTAGGTGCCATAGCAGATGCAATGAGCTTGAAAACGCTCTATATCATTGCAGGATGCCTAGCTTTGGCGGCATCATTATTCATTGCAATGGCTACAAAGAGAGCTTAG
- a CDS encoding CGP-CTERM sorting domain-containing protein produces the protein MRMRWLALLFMLILVPFASAYEVDYTSWGGERYDGAVALFPMEDFTILVGPTESFSEYRGLFLTHLTGDAQEFSKVIYGDVIIWPKDAALYNGYIYVVGQMGDTVFEKGDAFLAKLSLDGDVIYFKSIGRAFNDGANAIKIADDAIYIAGYTKPTGNIKRAFLAKLDLEGNLIWIKEFGENLFEAKALDVGDSIYVACSDGDDVYIVMFDKAGEFISAEKWENPGRDEVEYVTINNGFVYLSGSVENIGFGNAFLMKLDKNLTLEWAVSFGLGFGDSINAVLFNNSKILAVGKWGNFEMKSFNTFIARFNEDEFEWVGTFVSSGVTIPMSAFLEDGVLYIAGYTETSAVEFSIPNFSDVTKETLTKKLDITLSKVSHNDIAPISLSFTVKPVKVYVKNVEGYINAPIKGDAMLITFGKKEEATVTPTTTTTTQTTSTTTTTTTTTTSPSETSSTTTTSTPLSTTTTTTTTVTTTTVYTSQESTTTPTTTPSEEGGICGPALILTLTLIPATLKKKRW, from the coding sequence ATGAGGATGAGATGGCTAGCCCTTTTGTTCATGCTAATTTTAGTGCCCTTTGCAAGTGCTTATGAAGTCGATTACACTTCTTGGGGAGGAGAGAGGTACGATGGTGCTGTAGCACTTTTCCCAATGGAAGATTTTACTATTTTAGTCGGCCCAACAGAGAGCTTTTCAGAATATAGGGGGCTATTTCTAACGCACTTAACCGGTGATGCTCAGGAATTCTCTAAGGTTATTTACGGTGATGTGATTATATGGCCCAAGGATGCCGCTCTCTACAATGGGTACATCTATGTGGTGGGCCAGATGGGAGATACGGTATTTGAAAAAGGAGATGCTTTCTTAGCAAAACTCTCGCTTGATGGGGATGTGATATACTTCAAATCGATAGGAAGAGCGTTCAACGATGGTGCAAACGCTATAAAAATTGCTGATGATGCCATTTACATAGCAGGATATACTAAGCCAACGGGCAACATCAAGAGAGCATTTTTGGCAAAGCTCGATTTGGAGGGCAATCTTATATGGATTAAAGAGTTTGGAGAGAACCTTTTTGAAGCTAAAGCTTTGGACGTGGGCGATTCTATCTATGTAGCATGCTCGGATGGAGATGACGTTTACATTGTAATGTTTGATAAGGCGGGGGAGTTTATCTCCGCTGAAAAGTGGGAAAACCCTGGAAGAGATGAAGTTGAGTACGTGACCATTAACAATGGCTTTGTTTATCTCTCTGGAAGCGTTGAGAACATAGGATTTGGGAATGCCTTTTTGATGAAGCTCGATAAAAACTTGACTCTAGAGTGGGCAGTATCATTTGGGCTTGGCTTTGGAGATAGCATAAACGCTGTTTTGTTCAACAACTCGAAAATTTTAGCGGTAGGAAAGTGGGGCAACTTTGAGATGAAGAGCTTCAACACGTTCATAGCTAGATTCAATGAGGATGAGTTCGAGTGGGTGGGCACTTTTGTGAGCAGTGGAGTTACCATACCAATGAGCGCTTTCTTGGAGGATGGAGTCCTTTACATAGCTGGCTACACAGAGACTTCCGCAGTGGAGTTCTCTATTCCGAACTTTTCGGATGTCACTAAAGAAACACTAACAAAGAAGCTTGACATAACCCTTTCCAAGGTCTCTCACAATGATATAGCTCCTATTTCACTGTCATTTACAGTGAAACCGGTTAAAGTATATGTTAAAAACGTTGAAGGGTACATCAATGCCCCAATAAAAGGTGACGCAATGCTCATAACTTTTGGAAAAAAGGAGGAAGCAACCGTAACTCCTACCACTACAACCACAACTCAAACGACTTCAACCACCACTACGACCACAACAACCACGACCTCGCCCTCAGAAACATCATCCACTACAACTACCTCAACTCCTTTGAGTACGACTACAACAACCACTACAACCGTTACAACAACTACAGTCTATACCTCTCAAGAGTCAACGACAACGCCAACAACTACTCCAAGTGAGGAAGGAGGAATATGTGGGCCCGCCCTAATTTTAACCCTCACTCTAATTCCAGCGACACTGAAGAAAAAGAGGTGGTAA
- a CDS encoding PUA domain-containing protein has protein sequence MELRYRRASSWEFDLIIKEAEKYGKLRHEFFGIVEGKFRDVYAVNEEVWRKIESLKIKPHSFGTFVGTIKVDKNLVEKFYPNIEFFYFVDIEKNYAILKHRSAFRFTTGKGIHKEGVKEYNWQGSKKLVILDENGTILGLGLIQPTKKPFIRNITDVGEFLRRHKS, from the coding sequence ATGGAGCTAAGGTATAGAAGGGCCTCATCATGGGAGTTTGATCTCATAATAAAGGAAGCTGAGAAGTACGGAAAGCTTAGGCACGAATTTTTTGGAATAGTTGAGGGAAAGTTTAGGGATGTCTATGCCGTGAATGAAGAAGTTTGGAGGAAAATTGAATCATTGAAGATTAAGCCCCACTCTTTTGGGACTTTTGTAGGGACTATAAAAGTGGATAAAAACCTCGTTGAGAAGTTCTACCCAAATATAGAGTTCTTCTACTTCGTTGATATCGAGAAGAACTATGCTATCTTAAAGCACCGCTCTGCGTTTAGATTTACGACTGGAAAAGGCATCCATAAAGAAGGTGTAAAAGAGTATAACTGGCAGGGAAGCAAAAAGCTCGTGATTCTAGATGAAAATGGAACCATATTAGGGTTAGGGCTTATCCAGCCTACCAAAAAACCCTTCATTAGGAACATAACCGATGTAGGGGAGTTCTTAAGGAGACACAAAAGTTAG
- the alaS gene encoding alanine--tRNA ligase encodes MSMDMGTRMFKEEGWIRKTCKVCGKPFWTLDPNRETCGDPPCDEYEFIGKPGIPKKYTLEEMREAFLGFFERNGHGRVKRYPVLPRWRDDVLLVGASIMDFQPWVISGEAEPPANPLTISQPSIRFTDIDNVGITGRHFTIFEMMAHHAFNYPGKPIYWMDETVEYAYEFFTKDLGMKGEDITFKENPWAGGGNAGPAFEVLYKGLEVATLVFMQYKKAPENAPKEQIVEIKGDKYVPMETRVVDTGYGLERLVWMSQGTPTAYDAVLGYVVDPLKRMAGVEKIDERILMENSRLAGMFDIEDMGDLKVLRREVANKVGISVEELEKAVRPYELIYAIADHTKALTFMLADGVIPSNVKAGYLARLLIRKSIRHMRELGIEVPLSEIMAMHIKELHRTYPEFKEMEDVILDIVNVEEKRYKETLKRGSGLVKREIAKLKKQGKKEIPLENLILYYESHGLTPEIVKEVAESEGIKVHVPDNFYTLVAKEAERTEEEEKEKALVDFELVQGLPDTRTLYYEDPFMKEFDAKVLKVIEDWVILDQTAFYPEGGGQPCDLGELEGVEVLDVQKIGKVILHKVKDASRFKEGQEVHGRIDWERRIQHMRHHTGTHVLMGALVRVLGKHVWQAGSQLNTDWARLDIAHYKRISQEELREIEKLANKIVMENRKVTWEWLPRTEAEQRYGFRLYQGGVVPGKVIRVLNIEEWDVQACGGTHLPHTGLIGPIKILRTERIQDGVERIIFAAGEAAIKWMQESEAIIKKTSEIFRVPPEKLPETAQKFFDEWKKARKEVEKLKKELAKLLIYELEAKVEKIGEIEFIGDVVEGDIDHLREAALKLKRPNRVIAVISEDTGAVVVAVGDEIEHKAGELIRVITSIAGGGGGGKKDLAQGKIKNVLKAREALEELKKRL; translated from the coding sequence ATGTCAATGGACATGGGCACAAGAATGTTCAAGGAGGAAGGATGGATAAGGAAGACCTGTAAGGTGTGTGGGAAGCCGTTTTGGACGCTCGACCCAAATAGAGAGACCTGTGGAGATCCTCCCTGTGATGAGTACGAGTTCATAGGAAAGCCGGGAATACCGAAGAAGTATACACTCGAAGAGATGCGTGAGGCGTTCTTAGGCTTCTTCGAGCGCAATGGTCACGGTAGAGTAAAACGCTATCCTGTCCTACCAAGATGGAGAGACGATGTTTTACTTGTAGGAGCTTCAATAATGGACTTCCAACCATGGGTTATTAGCGGAGAGGCTGAGCCTCCAGCGAACCCCTTAACCATCTCCCAACCATCAATTAGGTTCACTGATATAGACAACGTTGGAATAACCGGAAGACACTTCACCATATTTGAAATGATGGCACACCATGCTTTCAACTATCCCGGAAAGCCAATATACTGGATGGATGAAACCGTAGAGTATGCCTACGAGTTCTTTACAAAAGATTTGGGCATGAAAGGGGAAGATATAACTTTCAAGGAGAACCCATGGGCAGGCGGAGGAAACGCTGGACCTGCATTTGAAGTGCTCTACAAGGGGTTGGAGGTCGCTACGCTCGTTTTCATGCAGTACAAGAAAGCCCCTGAAAACGCACCAAAAGAGCAAATTGTCGAGATCAAAGGCGACAAGTACGTTCCAATGGAAACTAGGGTTGTTGATACAGGCTACGGTTTAGAGAGATTAGTTTGGATGAGCCAAGGAACACCAACGGCTTATGATGCTGTTTTAGGCTACGTTGTAGATCCCTTAAAGAGAATGGCAGGTGTAGAGAAAATAGACGAGAGAATTTTAATGGAAAACTCCCGCTTAGCTGGAATGTTCGACATCGAGGATATGGGAGACCTCAAGGTTCTAAGGAGAGAAGTGGCAAACAAAGTGGGAATAAGCGTTGAGGAGCTCGAAAAAGCTGTTAGGCCATATGAGCTTATCTATGCCATAGCGGACCACACTAAGGCTCTAACCTTCATGCTGGCGGATGGTGTTATTCCATCAAACGTGAAGGCCGGCTATTTGGCGAGACTCCTCATTAGGAAGAGCATAAGACACATGAGGGAGCTCGGCATTGAGGTTCCACTCAGCGAGATAATGGCCATGCACATAAAAGAGCTCCACAGGACGTACCCAGAGTTCAAGGAGATGGAGGATGTTATTTTAGACATAGTAAACGTCGAAGAGAAGCGCTATAAAGAGACGCTCAAGAGAGGAAGCGGCCTCGTTAAACGTGAGATTGCTAAGCTCAAGAAGCAGGGTAAGAAGGAGATACCCCTTGAGAACCTCATACTCTACTACGAGAGCCACGGACTAACTCCCGAAATCGTCAAAGAGGTTGCTGAAAGTGAAGGAATAAAAGTCCATGTCCCAGACAATTTCTATACATTAGTGGCAAAGGAAGCTGAAAGGACTGAAGAAGAGGAGAAAGAAAAAGCTTTAGTAGACTTTGAGCTTGTCCAAGGCCTGCCCGACACGAGGACGCTCTACTACGAAGACCCATTCATGAAAGAATTTGACGCTAAAGTCCTGAAGGTAATCGAGGATTGGGTAATTTTAGACCAAACGGCCTTTTATCCTGAGGGTGGAGGACAGCCATGCGACTTAGGCGAATTAGAAGGAGTTGAAGTCCTCGATGTGCAGAAGATAGGAAAGGTAATCCTCCATAAGGTGAAAGATGCGAGCAGGTTTAAGGAAGGTCAAGAAGTGCACGGTAGAATTGACTGGGAGAGGAGAATCCAGCACATGAGGCACCACACGGGAACTCACGTCCTCATGGGAGCCCTAGTTAGGGTTTTAGGAAAGCACGTTTGGCAGGCAGGTTCTCAATTGAACACAGATTGGGCTAGGCTTGATATAGCTCACTACAAGCGCATAAGCCAAGAGGAGCTTAGGGAAATTGAAAAGTTAGCCAATAAGATAGTTATGGAGAACCGCAAAGTCACTTGGGAGTGGCTTCCAAGAACAGAGGCAGAACAAAGGTATGGCTTTAGGCTCTACCAAGGTGGAGTTGTGCCAGGTAAAGTCATTAGAGTGCTGAATATTGAAGAGTGGGACGTCCAAGCATGTGGTGGAACTCACTTGCCACACACAGGCTTAATAGGACCAATTAAAATCCTGAGGACAGAAAGGATACAAGACGGTGTTGAGCGTATAATCTTCGCCGCTGGTGAAGCAGCTATTAAATGGATGCAAGAGAGTGAGGCAATAATAAAGAAGACGAGCGAAATCTTTAGAGTTCCCCCAGAGAAGCTCCCAGAGACGGCGCAAAAGTTCTTTGATGAGTGGAAGAAAGCTAGAAAAGAGGTTGAGAAGCTCAAGAAAGAGCTCGCAAAGCTCCTCATTTACGAGCTCGAAGCCAAAGTGGAGAAAATTGGAGAGATTGAGTTCATAGGAGACGTCGTTGAAGGAGACATTGATCACCTAAGAGAAGCAGCGCTCAAGCTAAAGAGGCCCAATAGGGTAATAGCAGTGATAAGTGAAGATACTGGAGCAGTAGTTGTGGCCGTTGGGGATGAGATAGAGCATAAGGCAGGCGAGCTCATAAGGGTGATAACCTCAATAGCCGGCGGTGGCGGTGGCGGAAAGAAGGACTTGGCCCAAGGAAAAATAAAGAATGTCCTGAAGGCAAGAGAAGCCCTTGAAGAATTAAAGAAGAGGCTTTAA